A stretch of Chitinophaga caeni DNA encodes these proteins:
- a CDS encoding NupC/NupG family nucleoside CNT transporter, translating into MSSIGMNIARGSLGMLFLVAVCYILSNNRKAIDWKLVIMGLFAQVMFALGVLNTQFNGQPVFWLIFGLALAYIIVNRVIKNRKSGLKMVLRPLDSLLAIGALVTFFFLGIRSQEYSYNSLALTGGLIIPLVLLTQLGKRNLEMTKWAIIAACSLLTISVYANWCDHAVFRNVLSSCSDVFVDLISISHKGTEFIFGELANAEGSWAYIFGVQVLPNIIFFAALSSVLYYLGILQKIVFVFAYVLNKLNISGAESVSTAANIFLGQTEAPLMIRPYLEKMTRSEILCIMVGGMANTAGSVLAAYVNMLGGNDPVQQKFFALHMLSQSIMSAPAAIVCSKLLFPQTNGQLISKDLMIPKEKLGDNFLDALSIGTTDGLKLAVNVGAMLIVFTALMWLANALLGWVGNIAHINGEIASLTGGRYEKLSLQMILGYVFAPVAWLIGVAQQDMLAIGQLLGEKTILNEFVAYISLGQMKANNVIQEPKSILIATYALSGFANFASIGIQIGGISQLAPNQRKNLTELGIKALIGGTIACLMCACIAGALFDH; encoded by the coding sequence ATGTCTTCTATTGGGATGAACATCGCCCGGGGTTCACTGGGAATGTTATTTTTAGTAGCTGTATGTTATATTCTTAGTAACAATCGCAAGGCAATTGACTGGAAGCTAGTAATCATGGGACTTTTTGCCCAGGTGATGTTTGCCCTCGGCGTATTAAATACGCAGTTTAACGGGCAACCGGTTTTCTGGCTGATTTTTGGTCTAGCCCTAGCGTATATTATAGTGAACAGGGTTATCAAGAACCGAAAAAGCGGGCTGAAAATGGTGCTGCGGCCATTAGATTCACTGCTGGCAATCGGGGCTTTGGTCACCTTCTTCTTCCTCGGCATCCGCAGCCAGGAATATTCTTACAATAGCTTGGCATTAACCGGGGGGCTTATCATCCCGTTAGTATTATTAACCCAACTGGGCAAGAGAAACCTGGAGATGACGAAATGGGCTATAATTGCAGCCTGTTCATTACTCACGATCTCCGTATATGCTAACTGGTGCGACCATGCCGTATTTAGGAATGTTTTATCATCCTGCTCAGATGTATTCGTAGATCTAATCTCAATAAGTCACAAGGGAACTGAATTTATCTTTGGTGAGCTGGCCAATGCAGAAGGCAGTTGGGCCTATATATTCGGGGTACAAGTATTACCGAATATCATCTTCTTCGCCGCATTATCTTCAGTTTTATACTACTTAGGCATCCTGCAAAAAATTGTCTTCGTTTTTGCATATGTACTTAATAAGCTAAATATTTCCGGGGCAGAAAGTGTTTCCACCGCGGCAAATATATTTTTAGGACAAACAGAAGCGCCGCTAATGATCCGTCCCTACCTGGAAAAGATGACCCGTTCGGAAATACTCTGCATCATGGTAGGCGGCATGGCTAATACTGCCGGGAGCGTATTGGCCGCATATGTAAATATGCTCGGTGGTAACGACCCGGTGCAGCAAAAATTCTTCGCTTTGCACATGTTAAGCCAATCTATCATGAGCGCCCCGGCAGCGATCGTTTGTTCGAAGCTTCTTTTCCCGCAAACGAACGGGCAACTTATTTCAAAAGACTTGATGATTCCGAAGGAGAAACTAGGAGACAACTTCCTCGATGCCTTATCGATCGGTACTACGGATGGATTAAAACTGGCTGTAAACGTAGGCGCCATGCTGATCGTATTTACCGCCTTAATGTGGTTAGCGAATGCCCTGCTTGGTTGGGTTGGCAATATCGCCCATATCAATGGAGAAATAGCAAGTTTAACCGGCGGTAGGTATGAAAAATTATCCTTACAAATGATTTTGGGCTATGTCTTTGCCCCGGTCGCCTGGCTAATTGGGGTCGCTCAACAGGATATGTTGGCCATTGGTCAATTATTAGGTGAAAAAACGATTTTAAATGAATTTGTGGCGTATATTTCGTTGGGACAAATGAAGGCAAATAATGTCATCCAGGAACCCAAATCAATCTTGATAGCCACTTATGCGCTATCGGGATTTGCCAACTTTGCATCCATCGGCATCCAGATTGGCGGTATCAGTCAACTAGCCCCCAACCAACGTAAAAACTTGACGGAGCTAGGCATCAAAGCCTTGATTGGCGGCACTATTGCCTGTTTAATGTGCGCTTGTATCGCGGGGGCTTTATTCGATCATTAA
- a CDS encoding M43 family zinc metalloprotease: MRFINILFICCTACSLSLSAQRKCGTAEDLERQFQARPSLKIAFDKQELAIQKQLAQIKLLKANGKSPVVTIPVVVHIVLPNPALVTDAQVYSQIEQLNKDYSATNADISKVPTVWQPIIGDIGLQFCLAQRTPEDAPTTGITRTVTSATGFSINDAASAVKHGATGGTEAWNTENYLNIWVCQLRDDYLGVATPPGGFYPDDEQGVVITYSGFGNTGSAAAPYNLGRTTTHEIGHFFSLRHTWGDDNGACTTDDGVNDTPLQGAENYGCPTFPLTDNCSPTAPGVMFMNYMDYVNDACMYLFTAGQSDRMRIALDGERASLKTSNGCIPVNLQANDAAITAIKQPPVSICGPTSSPLVTLTNKGTLNLTSAIIRYRINGGTEISQEWTGNLSSFQSTDITLASFNVQPGTHLITAYPASVNGGNDENHANDTSNLSFVYHGITTFPLNEGFEGNFPPTDWTIVNPDKSYTWQLANVGNNSNQSVMIQNYLYNKNDEPDDLLSPVFDGNNTDSIFVVFDIAAAVTTSLNVSNNPWDTLSLWITTDCGQTFIPTGYKKWGPNLVTRKTASGSNFVPTASDWRTDTVDLTPYTRNTQFRLVFRNTTNYENNIYLDNINIFTKEVNPYLKEKGILLIPNPFRQMFDIVFYEIPENLENVAVYDVAGRQIMLKSAGDLVNNKITFDLVNAPNGLYFVKLFYTNKVTTYKLVKVQ, from the coding sequence TTGCGTTTCATCAACATCCTATTTATTTGCTGCACCGCATGCTCCCTGTCCTTATCAGCACAGCGGAAATGTGGTACCGCCGAAGACTTGGAACGACAATTCCAAGCACGCCCGAGCCTTAAAATCGCGTTTGACAAGCAAGAACTAGCCATTCAAAAACAACTAGCACAAATTAAGTTGCTAAAAGCAAATGGCAAATCTCCCGTGGTTACTATCCCCGTTGTAGTACATATCGTATTGCCCAACCCGGCACTGGTAACCGATGCTCAAGTTTACTCTCAAATAGAACAATTAAATAAAGATTATAGCGCCACCAATGCGGATATTTCAAAAGTACCCACGGTTTGGCAACCTATTATTGGCGATATCGGCCTGCAATTCTGCCTCGCTCAAAGAACACCGGAAGACGCCCCCACCACGGGCATTACCCGTACCGTGACAAGCGCAACAGGCTTCTCGATCAACGATGCAGCCTCTGCCGTGAAACACGGTGCCACCGGCGGAACCGAAGCATGGAATACAGAAAATTATCTCAATATTTGGGTTTGTCAATTGCGGGATGATTACCTCGGTGTAGCCACACCACCCGGCGGCTTCTATCCCGATGATGAGCAAGGGGTGGTAATTACCTATAGCGGTTTCGGAAATACCGGCTCGGCAGCGGCGCCTTATAACTTGGGCAGAACCACGACCCACGAAATCGGGCATTTCTTCTCGCTGAGGCATACCTGGGGAGACGATAACGGCGCCTGCACTACCGATGACGGCGTTAATGACACCCCGTTGCAAGGGGCCGAAAATTACGGCTGCCCCACTTTTCCTTTAACAGATAATTGTAGCCCAACCGCGCCCGGTGTCATGTTTATGAATTACATGGACTATGTTAATGATGCCTGCATGTACCTTTTTACCGCGGGTCAAAGCGACAGGATGAGGATTGCATTAGATGGGGAAAGGGCCTCGTTGAAAACATCTAACGGTTGTATTCCCGTTAATTTACAAGCTAACGATGCTGCTATCACGGCAATAAAACAGCCTCCCGTAAGCATTTGCGGCCCCACAAGTAGCCCGCTTGTAACATTAACCAACAAGGGAACCCTCAACCTTACATCTGCAATAATTCGCTACAGGATTAATGGAGGAACGGAAATATCTCAAGAATGGACAGGCAACCTTTCCAGTTTCCAATCGACCGATATCACCTTAGCATCTTTCAACGTGCAACCGGGAACACATCTTATAACGGCATACCCTGCTTCGGTTAACGGTGGAAATGATGAAAACCATGCCAACGATACCAGCAATCTGAGCTTCGTGTACCACGGCATTACGACATTCCCATTAAATGAAGGTTTCGAAGGCAATTTTCCCCCGACAGACTGGACAATCGTAAATCCCGATAAAAGTTACACTTGGCAACTGGCCAATGTTGGGAACAACAGCAATCAATCCGTCATGATTCAAAACTATTTATATAATAAGAATGATGAACCGGACGATTTATTAAGCCCAGTATTCGATGGAAACAACACGGATAGTATTTTCGTCGTGTTTGATATTGCTGCCGCTGTCACCACTTCCCTGAATGTTAGCAATAATCCTTGGGATACTTTAAGTTTATGGATCACTACAGATTGCGGGCAAACCTTTATCCCGACCGGGTATAAGAAATGGGGACCCAACCTGGTTACCCGCAAAACAGCTTCGGGAAGTAATTTTGTACCTACAGCCTCAGATTGGCGTACCGATACCGTTGATCTAACACCTTATACTAGGAATACGCAATTCCGCCTGGTATTTAGGAATACAACGAACTACGAGAATAATATTTACCTGGATAATATCAATATCTTCACGAAGGAGGTCAACCCCTACTTGAAGGAAAAAGGTATCTTATTGATTCCTAATCCTTTCCGGCAAATGTTTGACATTGTCTTCTATGAAATTCCGGAAAACTTAGAAAACGTGGCAGTTTACGATGTGGCCGGGAGGCAAATTATGTTGAAATCAGCGGGTGATTTAGTGAATAATAAAATAACTTTTGATTTGGTAAATGCTCCAAATGGCCTTTACTTTGTAAAGTTGTTTTACACGAATAAGGTGACGACATATAAATTAGTGAAAGTACAATGA
- the mqnE gene encoding aminofutalosine synthase MqnE has protein sequence MITTIDSQRSLEVILQEPDLDPELKVIADKVLRQERLTPADGITLFEKGPLGYVGALANHVRERMHGDKTYFNRNFHIEPTNVCIFTCKFCSYSRLYKNREEGWELSIDEMLDIVKKYDNQPVTEVHIVGGVHPKMNLDFFCELIEKIKAHRPDLHIKGFTAVELDYMFRKAKLTVDEGMQKLKDAGLQSMPGGGAEIFDAAIRAQICHDKVDAEGWLNIHKTAHLKGMTTNATMLYGHIENYEHRVDHMERLRQLQDETKGFNTFIPLKFRNKDNDMENVAESSMIEDLRLYSIARLYMDNFPHLKAYWPMLGRSTAQLTLSFGVNDLDGTIDDTTKIYSMAGAEEQRPSLSTAQLAMLIRQAGRKPVERDTVYNEIKDYSNVEFTDEELLGSEK, from the coding sequence ATGATAACAACGATCGACTCGCAACGCTCCCTGGAAGTAATTTTACAGGAACCAGACCTGGACCCGGAATTGAAAGTTATAGCCGACAAAGTACTCCGTCAAGAACGGCTCACACCAGCAGATGGAATTACTTTATTTGAAAAAGGTCCGCTCGGCTATGTTGGCGCTTTAGCCAATCATGTACGAGAGCGAATGCATGGCGATAAAACTTATTTCAACAGGAATTTTCATATCGAGCCAACAAACGTTTGCATATTTACCTGCAAATTCTGTTCGTACTCCAGGCTTTATAAAAACCGTGAAGAAGGTTGGGAATTAAGCATTGACGAGATGCTGGATATCGTGAAAAAATACGATAATCAACCGGTGACGGAAGTGCATATCGTGGGTGGCGTTCACCCCAAGATGAACCTTGATTTCTTCTGTGAATTGATCGAAAAAATTAAGGCGCACCGTCCGGACTTACATATCAAGGGATTTACTGCCGTGGAACTGGATTACATGTTCCGCAAAGCGAAATTGACAGTGGATGAAGGTATGCAAAAATTGAAAGATGCCGGTTTGCAATCCATGCCGGGCGGCGGTGCAGAGATATTTGATGCCGCGATCCGTGCACAAATATGCCATGACAAAGTAGATGCAGAAGGTTGGTTGAATATTCATAAAACGGCCCATTTAAAGGGTATGACCACCAATGCCACCATGCTGTACGGCCATATTGAAAATTACGAACACAGGGTAGACCATATGGAGCGTTTACGTCAACTCCAAGACGAGACGAAAGGATTCAATACCTTCATTCCCTTAAAATTCCGTAATAAAGACAACGATATGGAAAATGTAGCGGAGTCATCTATGATTGAAGACTTGCGCTTATATTCCATCGCGAGGTTGTACATGGATAATTTCCCCCACTTGAAAGCATATTGGCCGATGCTCGGCAGAAGTACCGCCCAGCTAACTTTATCTTTCGGTGTAAATGATCTGGATGGCACCATCGATGATACTACCAAGATCTATTCCATGGCCGGAGCCGAAGAACAAAGGCCCTCGCTCAGCACGGCACAATTGGCCATGCTGATCCGCCAAGCAGGAAGGAAACCCGTGGAAAGGGATACCGTTTACAATGAAATAAAAGATTATTCCAACGTAGAATTTACCGACGAAGAATTACTGGGTTCCGAGAAGTAA
- a CDS encoding DUF192 domain-containing protein, which yields MACNNNRPAEKNNHQGNPTVTEDNGPQFRKDGDLWFIQKESNDTLRHIDIELAITDQERAKGLMYRKSMPEQQGMLFIFNEEQEQSFWMKNTYISLDILYINKDKEIVSIQKYATPLSEDGLPSYKPAMYVVEVVGGFCDKYHITYGDRVAFKAGKQLPESRIY from the coding sequence ATGGCATGCAATAATAACCGACCGGCTGAAAAAAACAATCACCAAGGCAATCCAACGGTAACAGAAGACAATGGGCCGCAGTTCAGGAAAGACGGCGATCTTTGGTTTATTCAAAAAGAATCCAATGATACTTTGCGCCACATTGATATCGAACTTGCTATTACCGACCAGGAACGTGCTAAAGGACTGATGTACCGTAAATCGATGCCGGAACAACAAGGCATGCTGTTTATATTCAACGAAGAACAAGAACAGTCCTTCTGGATGAAGAATACTTATATTTCATTGGATATATTGTATATCAACAAGGATAAGGAAATAGTTTCCATTCAAAAGTACGCGACACCGCTTTCCGAGGATGGGCTTCCGTCTTATAAACCTGCCATGTACGTAGTAGAAGTTGTTGGCGGATTTTGTGATAAGTATCATATTACCTACGGTGACCGGGTAGCCTTTAAAGCCGGCAAACAACTACCTGAATCACGGATTTATTAA
- a CDS encoding DUF7133 domain-containing protein encodes MMKLKIAPVWIFSAFAIAACQPGQKNPEQDSLEARKEFAQSPVYKTGEALKTLQLDPSLSEKLEISLAASEPTVFVPVAATEDEKGRLWLVEMTGYMPDINGDGEEMKNGKLVILEDTDHNGSYDSRKVFMDSLVLPRAVCLVNGGVLIAEPPNLWFVENLNDHPGKKTLVDPNFADGGNVEHQPNGLLRGLDNWIYNAKSDKRYRYKDGKWLIETTRFRGQWGITEDAFGRLFYNTNSDNVLGDYFPASLGNHPVYQSNVAGYNERIVADNSVYPSRATPGVNRGYQDGILDDKLRLVNLTAACGPYLYRDNRLGDSLFGNVFVAEPAANVVKRNLVQYDGFVVNGQQAHKGVEFIASTDERFRPVNIMSTYDGSLLILDMYRGVIQHKTYLTDYLKKEIKSRDLETPLNCGRIYRVTGKKWRFEPPSFPYDNIQLLCKWLSSGNNWEQVHAQQWIVDHQLKKAAPVIVEYLKNAELQENTKLRLLYTLEGLGVLTWENVTSAHLQTLLGKMQIIAMSTNLYSTHSKLAIRDSINRWITYPDLAPAVALSIYEFKKKDPGFANGLVQYALQHYPRDKFVVDGLIASMYQDEIAFQQVVNREVKDTSLLIHRRLQQVIDEKIVQEDESKLAALRKQFPAGYKIYDTYCKTCHGNNGEGVKSLAPPLNGSEWVNGNKEHLIRIVLFGLTGPVHVAGKTYESPEINGDMPGIGNSDEFSDKDIASLLSFIRQSWKNNAPEIQLVDIKAVRAAEAGRDKAFTSAELK; translated from the coding sequence ATGATGAAATTAAAGATCGCCCCCGTTTGGATATTTTCAGCTTTTGCTATTGCGGCTTGCCAACCGGGACAGAAAAATCCGGAACAAGATTCATTGGAAGCCAGGAAGGAATTTGCGCAATCTCCTGTTTACAAGACAGGGGAGGCATTGAAAACATTACAGTTAGATCCGTCCCTGTCTGAAAAGCTGGAAATATCGCTCGCTGCTTCGGAGCCTACGGTATTTGTTCCTGTAGCTGCCACGGAGGATGAGAAGGGCCGCTTGTGGCTCGTGGAGATGACGGGTTATATGCCTGACATAAACGGTGATGGTGAAGAAATGAAAAATGGTAAACTGGTGATCTTGGAAGATACGGATCATAACGGCAGCTATGATTCACGCAAGGTATTTATGGACTCGCTGGTTTTACCGAGAGCGGTATGCTTGGTAAATGGAGGGGTACTTATAGCGGAGCCACCGAATTTATGGTTCGTTGAAAATTTAAATGACCATCCCGGTAAGAAAACGTTAGTTGATCCCAACTTTGCGGATGGTGGTAACGTTGAGCATCAACCTAATGGCTTGCTACGTGGATTGGACAATTGGATTTATAATGCCAAGTCTGATAAGCGTTACCGCTATAAAGATGGAAAGTGGCTGATCGAAACAACGCGCTTCCGCGGGCAATGGGGAATTACGGAAGATGCTTTCGGGCGCCTGTTCTATAATACGAATTCAGATAATGTGCTGGGTGATTATTTCCCGGCTTCATTAGGCAATCACCCTGTTTACCAGTCGAATGTAGCAGGGTATAATGAACGTATCGTGGCTGATAATAGCGTGTATCCCTCCAGGGCAACACCGGGCGTAAACAGGGGATATCAAGATGGTATCTTGGATGATAAGCTTAGGTTAGTCAACCTTACGGCGGCTTGCGGGCCATATTTATACCGGGATAATCGTCTTGGCGATAGTTTATTTGGAAATGTTTTCGTAGCTGAGCCCGCTGCCAACGTGGTTAAAAGAAACCTGGTTCAGTATGATGGTTTTGTAGTGAATGGTCAGCAAGCGCATAAAGGTGTAGAATTTATTGCCAGTACCGATGAGCGCTTCCGCCCTGTGAATATCATGAGTACTTACGATGGTAGCTTGCTGATATTAGACATGTACCGCGGCGTCATCCAGCACAAAACCTACTTAACGGATTACTTAAAAAAAGAAATTAAATCCCGCGACCTGGAAACGCCGTTGAATTGCGGTAGGATTTACCGGGTTACCGGCAAAAAATGGCGTTTTGAACCGCCTTCTTTTCCATACGATAATATCCAATTACTCTGTAAATGGCTTTCGTCGGGAAATAATTGGGAACAAGTACATGCGCAGCAGTGGATCGTAGATCACCAGTTAAAAAAGGCCGCGCCTGTTATAGTGGAGTACCTAAAGAACGCGGAATTGCAGGAAAATACTAAGTTACGCCTTTTGTATACATTGGAAGGTTTAGGGGTGTTGACCTGGGAGAATGTTACCAGCGCACACCTTCAAACATTATTAGGAAAAATGCAAATTATTGCGATGTCTACTAATTTATATAGCACGCATTCTAAACTAGCTATCCGTGATTCTATAAATAGGTGGATCACATACCCGGACCTGGCGCCGGCGGTGGCATTGAGCATTTACGAGTTTAAGAAAAAGGATCCTGGCTTTGCCAATGGGCTTGTACAGTATGCATTGCAACACTATCCCCGGGATAAATTCGTTGTAGATGGGCTAATCGCTTCCATGTATCAAGATGAAATTGCCTTCCAACAAGTAGTGAACAGGGAAGTGAAAGATACATCTTTGCTTATCCACCGCCGTTTACAACAGGTGATCGATGAAAAAATTGTCCAAGAAGATGAGTCGAAGCTCGCGGCATTAAGAAAACAATTCCCCGCTGGTTACAAAATTTATGATACTTATTGCAAAACATGCCACGGGAATAACGGCGAAGGTGTAAAATCCCTTGCCCCGCCATTAAACGGATCAGAATGGGTGAACGGCAATAAAGAACACCTGATCCGCATCGTATTATTCGGACTAACGGGCCCGGTTCACGTAGCCGGGAAAACCTACGAATCTCCTGAAATTAACGGCGACATGCCCGGTATTGGCAATAGCGATGAGTTTTCAGATAAGGATATTGCATCCTTGTTAAGTTTTATCCGTCAATCGTGGAAAAATAATGCGCCGGAAATCCAATTAGTAGATATCAAAGCGGTGCGAGCTGCTGAAGCAGGAAGAGATAAGGCTTTTACAAGCGCCGAATTAAAATAG